A single window of Malus sylvestris chromosome 5, drMalSylv7.2, whole genome shotgun sequence DNA harbors:
- the LOC126621812 gene encoding GDP-mannose transporter GONST1-like isoform X1 has protein sequence MSSFDKNETDLEGGKLQKDGDKSTRGNKVVKIQNKALLSGLAYCLSSCSMILVNKFVLSSYNFDAGISLMLYQNLVSVIIVSVLTFTGIISTEPLTWRLVKVWLPVNVIFVGMLITSMFSLKYINVAMVTVLKNVTNVITAVGEMYLFQKHHDSRVWAALFLMIISAISGGVTDLSFHAVGYAWQFLNCILTASYSLTLRRVMDTAKLVTKSGKLNEFSMVLLNNTLSLPLGILLIFVFNEVDYLFTTPLLRSPTFWLVMTLSGFLGLAISFTSMWFLHQTGATTYSLVGSLNKIPLSVAGILLFKVPTSLENSASIFFGLVAGVFFARAKMRERS, from the exons ATGAGTTCTTTTGACAAGAATGAAACCGATTTGGAAGGTGGAAAATTGCAAAAAGATGGAGATAAATCAACAAGGGGTAATAAGGTGGTTAAGATACAGAATAAGGCATTGTTGTCTGGCCTTGCATATTGCCTGTCGTCCTGCAGCATGATATTAGTTAACAAATTCGTCCTTTCGAGCTACAACTTTGATGCTGGAATTTCTCTGATGCTGTACCAG AACCTAGTCTCGGTTATAATCGTTTCTGTGTTGACTTTTACCGGCATCATATCAACGGAGCCACTAACATGGAGATTGGTTAAGGTCTGGTTGCCTGTGAATGTTATATTCGTTGGGATGCTCATTACAAGCATGTTTAG CTTGAAGTACATCAATGTAGCGATGGTCACAGTCCTAAAGAATGTTACCAACGTGATAACTGCTGTTGGTGAAATGTATCTATTCCAGAAGCACCATGACAGCAGAGTATGGGCAGCGCTTTTCCTAATG ATAATTTCAGCAATTTCTGGAGGAGTCACTGATTTATCTTTCCATGCCGTTGGCTATGCATGGCAATTTCTGAACTGTATCTTGACTGCATCATATTCT CTTACTCTACGTAGAGTCATGGATACGGCTAAGCTGGTCACGAAATCTGGAAAGCTGAATGAGTTTTCAATGGTCTTGCTAAATAACACACTTTCTCTACCTTTGGGGATTCtgcttatttttgttttcaatgaagTGGATTATCTCTTTACAAC ACCACTTTTGAGGTCTCCAACCTTCTGGTTGGTGATGACTTTAAGTGGATTTTTGGGCCTTGCAATCAGCTTCACGTCTATGTGGTTTCTTCATCAAACAGGTGCCACCACATACAG CCTTGTTGGGTCGCTGAATAAGATCCCTCTATCTGTTGCCGGTATTCTACTTTTCAAAGTGCCGACCAGTTTAGAGAACTCTGCTAGCATTTTCTTTG gtCTCGTGGCTGGAGTATTTTTCGCTAGAGCCAAAATGCGGGAGAGATCTTAA
- the LOC126621812 gene encoding GDP-mannose transporter GONST1-like isoform X2, whose translation MVTVLKNVTNVITAVGEMYLFQKHHDSRVWAALFLMIISAISGGVTDLSFHAVGYAWQFLNCILTASYSLTLRRVMDTAKLVTKSGKLNEFSMVLLNNTLSLPLGILLIFVFNEVDYLFTTPLLRSPTFWLVMTLSGFLGLAISFTSMWFLHQTGATTYSLVGSLNKIPLSVAGILLFKVPTSLENSASIFFGLVAGVFFARAKMRERS comes from the exons ATGGTCACAGTCCTAAAGAATGTTACCAACGTGATAACTGCTGTTGGTGAAATGTATCTATTCCAGAAGCACCATGACAGCAGAGTATGGGCAGCGCTTTTCCTAATG ATAATTTCAGCAATTTCTGGAGGAGTCACTGATTTATCTTTCCATGCCGTTGGCTATGCATGGCAATTTCTGAACTGTATCTTGACTGCATCATATTCT CTTACTCTACGTAGAGTCATGGATACGGCTAAGCTGGTCACGAAATCTGGAAAGCTGAATGAGTTTTCAATGGTCTTGCTAAATAACACACTTTCTCTACCTTTGGGGATTCtgcttatttttgttttcaatgaagTGGATTATCTCTTTACAAC ACCACTTTTGAGGTCTCCAACCTTCTGGTTGGTGATGACTTTAAGTGGATTTTTGGGCCTTGCAATCAGCTTCACGTCTATGTGGTTTCTTCATCAAACAGGTGCCACCACATACAG CCTTGTTGGGTCGCTGAATAAGATCCCTCTATCTGTTGCCGGTATTCTACTTTTCAAAGTGCCGACCAGTTTAGAGAACTCTGCTAGCATTTTCTTTG gtCTCGTGGCTGGAGTATTTTTCGCTAGAGCCAAAATGCGGGAGAGATCTTAA